A window of the Enterobacteriaceae bacterium 4M9 genome harbors these coding sequences:
- the yoaE gene encoding CNNM family cation transport protein YoaE — MEFLMDPSIWAGLLTLVVLEIVLGIDNLVFIAILADKLPPKQRDKARLIGLSLALFMRLGLLSLISWMVTLTKPLFSVADLTFSGRDLIMLVGGLFLLFKATTELHERLENRQHDGEHGKGYASFWVVVLQIVVLDAVFSLDAVITAVGMVNHLPVMMAAVVIAMAVMLLASKPLTNFVNAHPTVVVLCLSFLLMIGLSLVAEGFGFHIPKGYLYAAIGFSIIIEAFNQIARRNFIRHQSRRPLRARTAEAILRLMGNRNAASAQPESNNPVMPIPTEAFAEEERYMINGVLTLASRSLRSIMTPRGEISWVDASLSVDEIRQQLLSSPHSLFPVCHGELDELIGVVRAKELLVGLDEGVDVAAIAASTPAIVVPETLDPINLLGVLRRARGSFVIVTNEFGVVQGLVTPLDVLEAIAGEFPDADETPEIIADGNGWLVKGTTDLHALQQRLNLHTLVDEEEDIATVAGLVISVNGQIPKPGEEIHLPPLRITIVEANDYRVDLVRVVNEAPVDDEEE, encoded by the coding sequence ATGGAATTTTTAATGGACCCCTCGATTTGGGCGGGATTACTGACGCTGGTGGTGCTCGAGATTGTTCTGGGCATCGATAACCTGGTATTTATTGCCATCCTTGCCGATAAGCTGCCGCCAAAGCAGCGCGACAAAGCGCGCCTGATTGGTCTGTCGCTGGCACTGTTTATGCGCCTGGGGCTGCTGTCGCTGATTTCATGGATGGTGACGCTCACCAAACCGCTGTTCAGCGTGGCCGACCTTACGTTCTCTGGTCGTGATTTGATTATGCTGGTCGGTGGTTTGTTCCTGCTGTTTAAGGCGACCACCGAGCTACACGAGCGGCTTGAAAACCGCCAGCATGACGGTGAACACGGCAAAGGCTATGCCAGCTTTTGGGTGGTGGTGTTGCAGATTGTGGTGCTTGATGCCGTCTTCTCGCTGGATGCGGTGATTACTGCCGTTGGCATGGTGAACCACCTGCCGGTGATGATGGCTGCTGTTGTGATTGCCATGGCGGTGATGCTGCTGGCATCAAAGCCGTTGACCAACTTCGTCAACGCCCATCCGACGGTTGTGGTGCTGTGTCTGAGCTTCCTGCTGATGATTGGCCTGAGTCTGGTTGCCGAAGGCTTCGGTTTCCATATACCCAAAGGTTACCTGTATGCCGCGATTGGCTTTTCAATCATCATTGAAGCCTTTAACCAGATTGCGCGCCGCAACTTCATTCGCCATCAGTCGCGCCGCCCGCTACGTGCACGTACCGCAGAGGCAATTTTGCGCCTGATGGGCAACCGCAATGCCGCATCGGCACAGCCGGAAAGCAACAACCCGGTGATGCCCATTCCGACAGAGGCGTTTGCCGAAGAAGAGCGCTACATGATTAACGGCGTGTTGACACTGGCGTCACGCTCGCTTCGCAGCATCATGACGCCGCGCGGTGAAATCAGCTGGGTCGATGCCAGCCTGTCGGTGGATGAGATTCGCCAGCAGCTGCTGTCCTCGCCTCATAGCCTGTTCCCGGTGTGTCACGGTGAGCTTGATGAGCTTATTGGTGTCGTGCGTGCTAAAGAATTGCTGGTGGGACTGGATGAAGGTGTGGACGTGGCGGCAATTGCGGCCTCGACGCCGGCCATTGTGGTGCCGGAGACGCTGGACCCGATAAACCTGCTGGGTGTGCTGCGTCGCGCGCGCGGTAGCTTTGTTATCGTCACCAATGAGTTTGGCGTGGTGCAGGGGCTGGTGACACCGCTGGACGTGCTGGAAGCGATTGCCGGTGAATTCCCGGACGCGGACGAAACGCCAGAAATCATTGCCGACGGTAACGGCTGGCTGGTGAAGGGCACCACGGATCTGCATGCGTTGCAGCAGCGCCTGAATCTGCACACTCTGGTGGACGAAGAAGAAGACATCGCCACCGTCGCGGGGCTGGTCATTTCCGTTAACGGGCAGATCCCGAAACCGGGTGAAGAAATCCACCTGCCGCCGCTGCGTATCACCATTGTTGAGGCCAACGACTATCGTGTTGACCTGGTGCGCGTGGTGAATGAAGCGCCGGTGGACGACGAAGAAGAGTAA
- a CDS encoding PTS mannose/fructose/sorbose transporter subunit IIC produces the protein MEITTLQIVLIFIVACIAGMESVLDEFQFHRPLVACTLIGAVLGDMKTGIIIGGTLEMIALGWMNIGAAVAPDAALASIISTILVIAGNQSIGAGIALAIPLAAAGQVLTIIVRTITVGFQHAADSAAEKGNLTALSWLHVSSLFLQAMRIAIPAVIVAISVGTSEVQNMLNAIPEVVTNGLNIAGGMIVVVGYAMVINMMRAGYLMPFFYLGFVTAAFTDFNLVALGVIGAVMAILYIQLSPKYNRSAAPAQAAAHNDLDNELD, from the coding sequence ATGGAGATTACTACGCTTCAGATTGTGCTGATATTTATCGTCGCCTGTATTGCAGGTATGGAGTCAGTGCTTGATGAGTTCCAGTTTCACCGCCCGCTGGTGGCCTGCACACTCATCGGTGCCGTACTCGGCGATATGAAAACCGGCATTATCATCGGCGGTACGCTGGAAATGATTGCCCTGGGCTGGATGAACATTGGTGCTGCGGTGGCCCCGGATGCCGCCCTGGCCTCGATTATCTCCACCATTTTGGTTATTGCCGGGAACCAGAGCATTGGTGCGGGTATCGCGCTGGCTATCCCGCTTGCAGCCGCAGGCCAGGTACTGACCATTATTGTTCGCACCATTACGGTAGGCTTCCAGCACGCCGCTGACAGCGCGGCCGAAAAAGGTAACCTCACCGCCCTGTCATGGCTTCACGTCTCTTCGCTGTTCCTGCAGGCCATGCGTATTGCCATTCCTGCTGTCATTGTGGCCATTTCCGTTGGCACCAGCGAAGTGCAGAACATGCTCAACGCCATTCCAGAGGTGGTCACCAACGGCCTGAACATCGCAGGCGGCATGATTGTGGTGGTCGGTTACGCGATGGTCATTAACATGATGCGCGCAGGCTACCTGATGCCGTTTTTCTACCTCGGCTTCGTCACCGCCGCGTTCACCGACTTTAACCTGGTGGCACTCGGCGTTATCGGCGCAGTCATGGCCATCCTCTACATCCAGCTAAGCCCGAAATACAACCGCTCTGCGGCACCGGCTCAGGCTGCGGCCCACAACGACCTCGACAACGAACTGGATTAA
- the manX gene encoding PTS mannose transporter subunit IIAB, with translation MTIAIVIGTHGWAAEQLLKTAEMLLGEQQNVGWIDFVPGENAETLIEKYHAQLEKLDTHQGVLFLVDTWGGSPFNAASRIVVDKAQHDVIAGVNIPMLVETLMARDDNPSFDELISIAVEAGREGVKALKAKEPESPAPVAPVARTAAPPAQPAAPLKPMGPDDYMIIGLARIDDRLIHGQVATRWTKETNVTRIIVVSDEVAADQVRKTLLTQVAPPGVTAHVVDVAKMIRVYNNPKYARERVMLLFTNPTDVERLVEGGVKITTVNIGGMAYRQGKTQVNNAVSVDQKDIDAFTWLNQHGIELEVRKVSSDPRLKMMDLISKMNK, from the coding sequence GTGACTATTGCTATTGTCATAGGCACGCACGGCTGGGCGGCAGAACAGTTGTTAAAAACGGCTGAAATGCTGCTCGGGGAGCAACAAAACGTGGGCTGGATTGATTTCGTGCCGGGAGAAAATGCTGAAACCCTGATCGAAAAATATCACGCACAGCTCGAAAAGCTCGACACGCATCAGGGCGTTCTGTTCCTGGTGGACACCTGGGGCGGCAGCCCGTTTAACGCCGCCAGCCGCATTGTCGTAGACAAAGCGCAACACGACGTCATTGCCGGGGTGAATATCCCGATGCTGGTGGAAACGCTGATGGCACGCGATGACAACCCTTCTTTTGATGAACTGATTTCCATTGCCGTCGAAGCCGGACGCGAAGGCGTGAAAGCGCTCAAGGCAAAAGAGCCAGAAAGTCCGGCGCCTGTCGCACCTGTCGCCCGCACCGCAGCACCACCGGCCCAGCCCGCCGCCCCACTTAAGCCAATGGGACCGGATGATTATATGATTATTGGCCTGGCCCGTATTGATGACCGACTGATTCACGGCCAGGTTGCCACGCGCTGGACCAAAGAAACCAACGTCACCCGCATCATTGTGGTCAGCGACGAAGTGGCCGCCGACCAGGTACGCAAAACCCTCCTCACCCAGGTTGCCCCGCCTGGCGTCACCGCTCACGTTGTCGATGTCGCCAAAATGATTCGCGTCTACAACAACCCGAAATACGCGCGCGAACGCGTGATGCTGCTGTTCACCAACCCCACTGACGTTGAGCGCCTGGTGGAAGGCGGCGTGAAGATAACCACCGTTAATATTGGCGGCATGGCCTATCGCCAGGGCAAAACCCAGGTCAATAACGCCGTCTCCGTCGATCAAAAGGACATTGATGCTTTTACCTGGCTCAACCAGCACGGCATTGAACTGGAGGTGCGTAAAGTCTCAAGCGATCCGCGCCTGAAAATGATGGACCTGATTAGCAAAATGAATAAATAA
- a CDS encoding PTS mannose transporter subunit IID: protein MVDMTKATPEKKLTQGDIRGVFLRSNLFQGSWNFERMQALGFCFAMVPVIRRLYPENNDARRQAIKRHLEFFNTHPYVAAPVLGVTLAMEEQRANGAPIDDAAINGIKVGLMGPLAGVGDPIFWGTVRPVFAALGAGIAMSGSLLGPLLFFVLFNLVRLLTRYYGVAYGYRKGVDIVKDMGGGFLQKLTEGASILGLFVMGALVNKWTHVNIPLVVSRVTDQTGAEKVTTVQNILDQLMPGLVPLLLTFACMWLLRKKVNALWIICGFFVIGIVGYAIGLLGL from the coding sequence ATGGTGGATATGACTAAAGCAACACCTGAGAAAAAACTGACTCAGGGCGATATTCGCGGCGTGTTTCTGCGCTCAAACCTGTTCCAGGGTTCATGGAACTTCGAACGTATGCAGGCACTGGGTTTTTGTTTTGCGATGGTACCGGTTATCCGACGCCTGTACCCGGAAAACAACGACGCCCGTCGCCAGGCCATCAAGCGTCATCTGGAGTTTTTTAACACCCATCCCTACGTAGCCGCCCCGGTGCTGGGGGTAACGCTGGCCATGGAAGAACAGCGCGCTAACGGTGCCCCCATTGACGATGCAGCCATCAACGGCATCAAGGTTGGTCTGATGGGCCCCCTTGCGGGTGTCGGTGACCCGATATTCTGGGGTACGGTACGTCCGGTATTTGCCGCGCTCGGTGCCGGCATTGCCATGAGTGGTAGCCTACTTGGTCCGCTGCTGTTCTTTGTGCTGTTTAACCTGGTGCGTCTGCTGACGCGTTATTACGGTGTGGCCTACGGCTACCGTAAAGGGGTTGATATTGTCAAAGACATGGGCGGCGGCTTCCTGCAAAAACTGACGGAGGGCGCATCCATTCTCGGCCTGTTTGTCATGGGCGCACTGGTGAACAAGTGGACTCATGTGAATATCCCGCTGGTGGTATCAAGGGTGACCGACCAGACGGGTGCTGAGAAGGTCACCACGGTGCAGAACATTCTTGACCAGCTGATGCCCGGACTGGTGCCGCTCCTGCTGACGTTCGCCTGTATGTGGCTTTTGCGTAAAAAGGTCAATGCGCTGTGGATTATCTGCGGCTTCTTTGTCATTGGGATTGTCGGCTACGCCATCGGCCTGCTGGGCCTGTAA
- a CDS encoding DUF986 domain-containing protein — MSLTQVLLVVFIVLLLAWAIYEDVLLDRRHGPTRLKVPLLRRKPVDITIFAALIAILIYNNVTASGPVLTTWLLGCSALLAIYIGWLRQPCIRFKIQGLFYSGIWIDYHRIKAINLSEDGVLVMQLEQKNLYIRVRNIDDLESIYKFIITTQ; from the coding sequence ATGTCGCTGACGCAAGTCCTTTTGGTTGTTTTCATTGTTTTGCTGCTCGCCTGGGCCATCTATGAGGATGTGCTACTCGACCGTCGCCACGGCCCAACCCGGCTCAAGGTACCGCTGCTGCGCCGTAAACCGGTGGATATCACTATCTTCGCCGCGCTCATCGCCATCCTCATCTATAACAATGTCACTGCAAGCGGCCCGGTGCTGACCACCTGGCTATTAGGTTGTTCTGCACTGCTGGCCATTTATATCGGATGGCTGCGACAACCCTGCATTCGCTTTAAAATACAGGGGCTTTTCTACTCTGGCATCTGGATAGATTATCACCGCATCAAGGCCATTAATTTATCTGAAGATGGTGTACTGGTGATGCAATTAGAACAAAAAAACCTCTACATTCGTGTGCGAAATATAGACGACCTCGAATCAATATATAAATTTATCATTACAACTCAATGA